In Streptomyces sp. P3, one DNA window encodes the following:
- a CDS encoding aspartate aminotransferase family protein: MSTKDLSRTAYDHLWMHFTRMSSYENSPVPTIVRGEGTYIYDDKGKRYLDGLAGLFVVQAGHGRVELAEAAFKQAQELAFFPVWSYAHPKAVELAERLADHAPGDLNKVFFTTGGGEAVETAWKLAKQYFKLTGKPTKYKVISRAVAYHGTPQGALSITGLPALKAPFEPLVPGAHKVPNTNIYRAPIHGDDPEAFGRWAADQIEQQILFEGPDTVAAVFLEPVQNAGGCFPPPPGYFRRVREICDQYDVLLVSDEVICAFGRLGTMFACDKFGYVPDMITCAKGMTSGYSPIGACIVSDRLAEPFYKGDNTFLHGYTFGGHPVSAAVGLANLDLFEREGLNQHVLDNEGAFLSTLQKLHDLPIVGDVRGNGFFYGIELVKDKATKESFNEEETERVLYGYLSKALFENGLYCRADDRGDPVVQLAPPLISDQETFDEIEQILRATLTEAWTKL; this comes from the coding sequence GTGAGCACCAAGGACCTCAGCCGCACCGCGTACGACCACCTGTGGATGCACTTCACCCGCATGTCCTCGTACGAGAACTCGCCGGTCCCGACGATCGTCCGGGGCGAGGGCACCTACATCTACGACGACAAGGGCAAGCGCTACCTCGACGGCCTCGCCGGCCTGTTCGTGGTGCAGGCCGGCCACGGGCGCGTGGAACTCGCCGAGGCGGCCTTCAAGCAGGCGCAGGAGCTGGCGTTCTTCCCGGTGTGGTCCTACGCGCACCCGAAGGCCGTGGAACTCGCGGAGCGTCTCGCCGACCACGCGCCGGGCGACCTCAACAAGGTCTTCTTCACCACCGGCGGCGGCGAGGCCGTGGAGACCGCCTGGAAGCTCGCCAAGCAGTACTTCAAGCTGACCGGCAAGCCGACCAAGTACAAGGTCATCTCGCGGGCGGTCGCCTACCACGGCACCCCGCAGGGCGCCCTGTCCATCACCGGCCTGCCCGCTCTCAAGGCGCCCTTCGAGCCGCTCGTCCCAGGCGCGCACAAGGTGCCGAACACCAACATCTACCGCGCCCCGATCCACGGCGACGACCCCGAGGCCTTCGGCCGCTGGGCCGCCGACCAGATCGAGCAGCAGATCCTCTTCGAGGGCCCGGACACGGTCGCCGCGGTCTTCCTCGAGCCGGTCCAGAACGCCGGCGGCTGCTTCCCGCCGCCGCCCGGCTACTTCCGGCGGGTGCGCGAGATCTGCGACCAGTACGACGTGCTGCTCGTCTCGGACGAGGTCATCTGCGCCTTCGGCCGCCTCGGCACGATGTTCGCCTGCGACAAGTTCGGCTACGTCCCGGACATGATCACCTGCGCCAAGGGCATGACCTCGGGCTACTCGCCGATCGGCGCCTGCATCGTCAGCGACCGGCTGGCCGAGCCGTTCTACAAGGGCGACAACACCTTCCTGCACGGCTACACGTTCGGCGGCCACCCGGTCTCGGCCGCGGTCGGCCTGGCCAACCTCGACCTGTTCGAGCGCGAGGGCCTGAACCAGCACGTCCTCGACAACGAGGGCGCGTTCCTGTCCACGCTCCAGAAGCTGCACGACCTGCCGATCGTCGGCGACGTCCGCGGCAACGGCTTCTTCTACGGCATCGAGCTCGTGAAGGACAAGGCCACGAAGGAATCGTTCAACGAGGAGGAGACCGAGCGCGTCCTCTACGGCTACCTCTCGAAGGCCCTGTTCGAGAACGGCCTGTACTGCCGTGCGGACGACCGCGGCGACCCGGTCGTCCAGCTGGCCCCGCCGCTGATCTCCGACCAGGAGACGTTCGACGAGATCGAGCAGATCCTGCGCGCCACCCTGACGGAGGCGTGGACCAAGCTGTGA
- a CDS encoding LAETG motif-containing sortase-dependent surface protein, whose translation MSLSRRITARSVRILGVAAASAALSLSVSGTALASEIGDFSAAAACDGAKGVITITDKDTTGAPAVVTVFLENNGADLRQVGTEQPVKGSKKGVTVSFAEDWEPGAIYRIHVKAVKGKKVLVDADINAGENLTTPAKACAADTSTPTGTPSSTPSSTPSRTTVPPAETATALPSPSDSANDSSAPGAPSVSNAPSAAVQESNLAETGAGSNTGLIVGVAAALVVVGGGAVFFGMRRRGSSHR comes from the coding sequence GTGTCCCTTTCCCGCCGTATCACCGCCCGTTCGGTGCGTATCCTCGGTGTCGCCGCGGCTTCCGCCGCCCTCTCGTTGAGCGTCTCGGGCACCGCGCTGGCCAGCGAGATAGGCGACTTCTCCGCCGCGGCCGCCTGCGACGGTGCCAAGGGCGTCATCACCATCACCGACAAGGACACCACCGGTGCCCCGGCCGTCGTCACCGTCTTCCTCGAGAACAACGGCGCCGACCTCCGCCAGGTCGGCACCGAACAGCCCGTCAAGGGCTCGAAGAAGGGCGTCACCGTCTCCTTCGCCGAGGACTGGGAGCCGGGCGCGATCTACCGGATCCACGTCAAGGCCGTCAAGGGCAAGAAGGTTTTGGTGGACGCCGACATCAACGCCGGTGAGAACCTGACCACCCCGGCCAAGGCGTGCGCGGCCGACACCTCCACGCCGACCGGCACCCCGTCCTCCACTCCGTCCTCCACGCCGTCGCGCACCACCGTGCCGCCGGCCGAGACGGCCACCGCCCTGCCCTCGCCGTCCGACTCGGCGAACGACAGCTCCGCGCCCGGCGCGCCCTCCGTGAGCAACGCGCCCTCGGCCGCGGTCCAGGAGTCCAACCTCGCCGAGACCGGCGCCGGTTCCAACACCGGCCTGATCGTCGGCGTCGCGGCCGCGCTGGTCGTCGTCGGCGGTGGCGCGGTCTTCTTCGGCATGCGTCGCCGCGGGTCCAGCCACCGCTGA
- the rlmN gene encoding 23S rRNA (adenine(2503)-C(2))-methyltransferase RlmN, producing the protein MPKPGELTFVAPRGAQKPPRHLADLSPAERKEAVAEVGEKPFRAKQLSQHYFARYAHDPAEWTDIPAGSREKLREALLPDLMSVVRHLSTDQGTTRKTLWRLFDGTLVESVLMRYPDRVTMCISSQAGCGMNCPFCATGQAGLDRNLSTAEIVHQIVDGMRALRDGEVPGGPARLSNIVFMGMGEPLANYKRVVNAIRALTDPAPDGLGLSQRGITVSTVGLVPAIHRFVDEGFKCRLAISLHAPDDELRDTLVPVNTRWKVREVLDAGFEYTERSGRRLSIEYALIRDINDQAWRGDRLGRLLRGKPVHVNLIPLNPTPGSKWTASRPEDEKAFVEAIAAHGVPVTVRDTRGQEIDGACGQLAATER; encoded by the coding sequence ATGCCTAAGCCCGGAGAACTCACATTCGTCGCCCCCCGCGGAGCTCAGAAGCCGCCGCGGCATCTTGCCGATCTCTCGCCCGCCGAGCGGAAGGAGGCCGTGGCGGAGGTCGGGGAGAAGCCCTTTCGTGCCAAGCAGCTGTCGCAGCACTACTTCGCGCGCTACGCGCACGACCCGGCGGAGTGGACCGACATCCCCGCCGGTTCCCGCGAGAAGCTGCGCGAGGCGCTGTTGCCGGACCTGATGTCGGTCGTGCGGCACCTGTCGACGGACCAGGGGACCACGCGCAAGACGCTGTGGCGGCTGTTCGACGGCACGCTCGTGGAGTCGGTGCTGATGCGGTACCCGGACCGGGTGACCATGTGCATCAGCTCGCAGGCCGGATGCGGGATGAACTGCCCGTTCTGCGCGACCGGGCAGGCGGGGCTCGACCGGAACCTGTCCACCGCCGAGATCGTGCACCAGATCGTCGACGGGATGCGGGCGCTGCGCGACGGGGAGGTTCCCGGCGGGCCGGCGCGGCTGTCGAACATCGTCTTCATGGGGATGGGCGAGCCGCTCGCCAACTACAAGCGGGTCGTCAACGCCATCCGCGCGCTGACCGACCCGGCACCCGACGGGCTCGGGCTCTCCCAGCGGGGGATCACCGTGTCGACCGTCGGTCTCGTGCCGGCCATCCACCGGTTCGTCGACGAGGGCTTCAAGTGCCGGCTCGCGATCTCCCTGCACGCCCCTGACGACGAGCTGCGCGACACGCTCGTCCCCGTGAACACGCGGTGGAAGGTGCGCGAGGTACTGGACGCCGGGTTCGAGTACACCGAGCGCTCCGGCCGCCGGCTGTCCATCGAGTACGCGCTGATCAGGGACATCAACGACCAGGCCTGGCGTGGCGACCGGCTCGGCCGGCTGCTGCGCGGCAAGCCCGTGCACGTCAACCTGATCCCGCTGAACCCGACCCCGGGCTCGAAGTGGACGGCGTCCCGGCCCGAGGACGAGAAGGCGTTCGTCGAGGCGATCGCCGCCCACGGGGTGCCGGTCACCGTCCGGGACACCCGTGGTCAGGAGATCGACGGCGCCTGTGGTCAGCTCGCGGCCACGGAGAGGTAA
- a CDS encoding thiamine ABC transporter substrate binding subunit translates to MQNKTFVAAAVGLGLVALSACGSSTDATGTAAESKTVTLVSHNSWAVSKSVLADFEKQSGYRVKVLKDGDAGQAVNKAILTKDHPQGDVFFGIDNTLLSRALDNGLFQPYEAKGLDQVGTPYQLDAGKHRVTPIDFGDICVNYDKAYFTEHELAPPATFDDLVKPAYKDLLVTENASTSSPGLGFVLGTAAQYGDTGWEGYWKKLKANGVKVVDSWDQAYTVEFSGSAGGKKAKGDRPLVVSYASSPPAEVVFGDPKPATAPTGVATGTCFRQVEFAGLLSNAENAKGGKALIDFLIGKEFQQDMPLNMFVYPVVKGAAVPAEFTQYGPAAEHPETMDPAKIADRRDQWVKSWTSIVLK, encoded by the coding sequence GTGCAGAACAAGACCTTCGTCGCCGCGGCCGTCGGGCTCGGCCTGGTCGCGCTCTCCGCGTGCGGGTCGTCGACGGACGCGACGGGCACGGCGGCGGAATCCAAGACCGTCACCCTCGTCAGCCACAACTCGTGGGCCGTCTCCAAGAGCGTGCTGGCCGACTTCGAGAAGCAGTCCGGCTACCGGGTGAAGGTCCTCAAGGACGGCGACGCCGGGCAGGCCGTCAACAAGGCGATCCTCACCAAGGACCACCCGCAGGGCGACGTCTTCTTCGGCATCGACAACACCCTTCTCTCCCGCGCCCTCGACAACGGGCTGTTCCAGCCGTACGAGGCGAAGGGGCTGGACCAGGTCGGCACCCCGTACCAGCTGGACGCCGGCAAGCACCGCGTGACGCCCATCGACTTCGGCGACATCTGCGTCAACTACGACAAGGCGTACTTCACCGAGCACGAGCTGGCACCGCCGGCCACCTTCGACGACCTGGTCAAGCCCGCGTACAAGGACCTCCTCGTCACCGAGAACGCCTCCACCTCCTCGCCCGGTCTCGGCTTCGTGCTCGGCACGGCCGCGCAGTACGGCGACACGGGCTGGGAGGGCTACTGGAAGAAGCTCAAGGCGAACGGGGTGAAGGTCGTCGACAGCTGGGACCAGGCCTACACCGTGGAGTTCTCCGGGTCCGCCGGCGGCAAGAAGGCCAAGGGCGACCGTCCGCTCGTCGTCTCCTACGCCTCCTCGCCGCCCGCCGAGGTGGTCTTCGGCGACCCCAAGCCGGCCACCGCACCCACCGGCGTCGCGACCGGCACCTGCTTCCGGCAGGTCGAGTTCGCCGGGCTGCTGAGCAACGCGGAGAACGCCAAGGGCGGCAAGGCGCTGATCGACTTCCTGATCGGCAAGGAGTTCCAGCAGGACATGCCGCTGAACATGTTCGTCTACCCGGTGGTGAAGGGCGCGGCCGTGCCCGCCGAGTTCACTCAGTACGGGCCCGCGGCCGAGCACCCCGAGACCATGGACCCGGCGAAGATCGCCGACCGTCGCGACCAGTGGGTCAAGTCGTGGACCTCGATCGTACTGAAGTAG
- a CDS encoding iron ABC transporter permease, whose product MRLGLLAVPVAFFAVFFAYPVAAIVARGLDADGSWRFGRVWDVLAQSDIRHVLWFTLWQALASTALTLLVALPAAYVFARFEFPGKQVLRAVVTVPFVLPTVVVGTAFLALVGRGGLLDELWGVRLDTTVWAILLAHVFFNYAVVVRTVGGLWAQLDPRQEEAARMLGASRLRAWRTVTLPALGPAVAAAALMVFLFTFTSFGVVQILGGPTFSTLEVEIYRQTSELFDLPTAAVLTIVQFAAVGAILAVHAWTVRRRESALRLVDAAGTVRRPRGAGQWALLAGVLATIAVLLVLPLAVLVQRSFGGSDFAYYRALTSDEGNVFLVPPIDAIGNSLEYAVVATVIAVFVGGLAAAALTRRDAGRLVRGFDALLMLPLGVSAVTVGFGFLIALDEPPLDLRTSWILVPLAQALVGVPFVVRTMLPVLRAVDQRLREAAAVLGASPWRVWREVDLPLVRRALLVAAGFAFAVSLGEFGATVFIARPDNPTLPVAVARLLGRAGELNYGQAMALSTILMVVCTVALLVLERLRTDRTGEF is encoded by the coding sequence GTGCGGCTCGGTCTCCTGGCCGTGCCCGTCGCGTTCTTCGCGGTCTTCTTCGCCTACCCGGTCGCCGCCATCGTCGCCCGGGGGCTGGATGCCGACGGCTCCTGGCGGTTCGGGCGGGTGTGGGACGTGCTCGCGCAGTCCGACATCCGGCACGTCCTGTGGTTCACCCTCTGGCAGGCGCTGGCCTCCACCGCGCTCACCCTGCTGGTCGCCCTACCCGCCGCGTATGTCTTCGCGCGGTTCGAGTTCCCGGGGAAGCAGGTGCTGCGGGCCGTCGTCACCGTGCCGTTCGTGCTGCCGACGGTCGTCGTCGGCACGGCGTTCCTGGCCCTGGTCGGCCGCGGCGGGTTGCTCGACGAGCTGTGGGGCGTACGGCTGGACACCACGGTGTGGGCGATCCTGCTGGCGCACGTGTTCTTCAACTACGCGGTTGTCGTACGGACCGTGGGCGGGCTGTGGGCGCAGCTGGACCCCCGGCAGGAAGAGGCGGCGCGGATGCTGGGCGCGTCCCGCCTGCGGGCCTGGCGCACGGTCACCCTGCCGGCGCTCGGACCCGCCGTCGCCGCCGCCGCGCTGATGGTGTTCCTCTTCACCTTCACCTCGTTCGGCGTGGTGCAGATCCTCGGCGGCCCCACCTTCTCCACCCTCGAGGTGGAGATCTACCGGCAGACCTCCGAGCTCTTCGACCTGCCGACGGCCGCCGTCCTCACCATCGTCCAGTTCGCCGCCGTCGGCGCGATCCTCGCCGTGCACGCCTGGACGGTGCGCCGACGGGAGTCCGCGCTGCGCCTGGTCGACGCGGCGGGCACGGTGCGCAGGCCGCGTGGGGCGGGGCAGTGGGCGCTGCTGGCAGGGGTGCTCGCCACGATCGCCGTGCTGCTGGTGCTGCCGCTCGCGGTGTTGGTGCAACGCTCGTTCGGCGGGTCCGACTTCGCCTATTACCGTGCGCTGACCAGCGACGAAGGCAATGTCTTCCTCGTCCCGCCGATCGACGCGATCGGCAACTCGCTGGAGTACGCCGTCGTCGCCACCGTCATCGCCGTGTTCGTCGGCGGGCTCGCCGCGGCCGCGCTCACCCGACGGGACGCCGGACGGCTGGTACGCGGTTTCGACGCGTTGCTGATGCTGCCGTTGGGCGTGTCGGCGGTGACCGTCGGATTCGGCTTCCTGATCGCGCTGGACGAGCCTCCGCTGGACCTGCGGACCAGTTGGATCCTCGTCCCGCTCGCGCAGGCGCTGGTCGGCGTCCCCTTCGTCGTGCGGACCATGCTGCCGGTGCTGAGGGCGGTGGACCAGCGGCTGCGGGAGGCCGCAGCAGTACTGGGCGCGTCCCCGTGGCGGGTCTGGCGGGAGGTGGACCTGCCGTTGGTGCGGCGGGCGCTGCTCGTCGCGGCCGGGTTCGCCTTCGCGGTGTCGCTGGGGGAGTTCGGGGCGACCGTGTTCATCGCGCGGCCCGACAACCCGACCCTGCCGGTCGCCGTGGCGCGGCTGCTCGGCCGGGCCGGAGAGCTCAACTACGGGCAGGCGATGGCCCTTTCGACGATTCTGATGGTGGTGTGCACGGTGGCGTTGCTGGTGCTGGAGCGACTGCGGACCGACCGGACGGGGGAGTTCTGA
- a CDS encoding VOC family protein: protein MTTQAYQQMIFVNLPVDDLDASKKFFTELGYGINPQFSDDNAASVVISDTIVAMLLTKPFYSTFTKKEIADASKTSEVLIALSAESREKVDELVDRALTLGGSPSGQTQDMGFMYGRSFDDLDGHTWEVVWMDPSAVQG from the coding sequence ATGACCACCCAGGCCTACCAGCAGATGATCTTCGTGAACCTGCCCGTCGACGACCTCGACGCGTCCAAGAAGTTCTTCACGGAGCTCGGTTACGGGATCAACCCGCAGTTCAGCGACGACAACGCGGCCTCCGTGGTGATCAGCGACACGATCGTCGCGATGCTGCTCACCAAGCCGTTCTACTCGACCTTCACCAAGAAGGAGATCGCGGACGCCTCGAAGACCAGCGAGGTCCTGATCGCGCTGAGCGCGGAGAGCCGCGAGAAGGTCGACGAGCTGGTGGACCGCGCGCTGACCCTCGGCGGCTCCCCCAGCGGCCAGACCCAGGACATGGGTTTCATGTACGGCCGTTCCTTCGACGACCTCGACGGCCACACCTGGGAGGTCGTGTGGATGGACCCGTCGGCCGTCCAGGGCTGA
- the frr gene encoding ribosome recycling factor, producing MIEETLLEAEEKMEKAVVVAKEDFAAIRTGRAHPAMFNKIVADYYGAPTPINQLASFSVPEPRMAVVTPFDKTALRNIEQAIRDSDLGVNPSNDGNIIRVVFPELTEERRRDYIKVAKGKGEDAKVSIRAVRRKAKDAIDKLVKDGEVGEDEGRRAEKELDDTTAKYVAQVDELLKHKESELLEV from the coding sequence AGATGGAGAAGGCCGTCGTCGTCGCCAAGGAGGACTTCGCCGCGATCCGCACCGGCCGTGCGCACCCGGCGATGTTCAACAAGATCGTCGCCGACTACTACGGTGCACCGACGCCGATCAACCAGCTGGCCTCGTTCTCCGTGCCGGAGCCGCGCATGGCGGTGGTGACCCCGTTCGACAAGACCGCGCTGCGCAACATCGAGCAGGCGATCCGCGACTCCGACCTGGGCGTCAACCCGAGCAACGACGGCAACATCATCCGCGTGGTGTTCCCCGAGCTGACCGAGGAGCGCCGCCGCGACTACATCAAGGTCGCCAAGGGCAAGGGCGAGGACGCCAAGGTGTCCATCCGCGCGGTCCGCCGCAAGGCCAAGGACGCGATCGACAAGCTCGTCAAGGACGGCGAGGTCGGCGAGGACGAGGGCCGCCGTGCGGAGAAGGAGCTCGACGACACCACCGCGAAGTACGTCGCCCAGGTGGACGAGCTCCTGAAGCACAAGGAATCAGAGCTGCTCGAGGTCTGA
- a CDS encoding phosphatidate cytidylyltransferase — MNDSSWGSPPHAGPRAGYWGPVDQGQGPVQGAAPAGPAYDAPEAQQTRPMPIVPDAPAHGGHQDDDRGAARPGGPLFRDENYGGAPYGTQPYGNAARVNDTPSAQPPAAVPQNPEPMPHAPQPAPAPQKKSAGRDLGAAIGVGVGLGAVIVASLFVVKAVFVGVIAVAVVVGLWELTSRLQERKGIRAPLVPLAVGGAAMVVAGYVRGPEGAWVAMALTALAVLVWRMTEPPEGYLKDVTAGVFAAFYVPFLATFVALMLTADDGAFRVLIFLLLTVVSDTGAYAVGWRFGKTKLAPRISPGKTREGLLGAVSFAMVAGALCMEFLIDDGTWWQGLLLGFAVAVSATLGDLGESMIKRDLGIKDMGTLLPGHGGIMDRLDSLLPTAPVVWALFVLFAGSS, encoded by the coding sequence ATGAACGACTCTTCCTGGGGCTCACCGCCGCACGCCGGACCGAGGGCCGGGTACTGGGGGCCCGTCGACCAGGGGCAGGGACCTGTCCAGGGGGCCGCCCCGGCGGGTCCCGCGTACGATGCGCCTGAGGCGCAGCAGACTCGCCCCATGCCCATCGTCCCCGACGCACCCGCACACGGCGGTCACCAGGATGACGACCGGGGGGCCGCTCGGCCGGGCGGCCCCTTGTTCCGAGACGAGAACTACGGCGGCGCGCCCTACGGCACCCAGCCCTACGGCAACGCCGCCCGCGTCAACGACACCCCGTCGGCACAGCCCCCTGCGGCGGTGCCGCAGAATCCGGAGCCCATGCCCCACGCCCCCCAGCCTGCGCCCGCACCGCAGAAGAAGAGCGCGGGCCGAGACCTGGGCGCGGCCATAGGGGTCGGCGTCGGGCTCGGCGCGGTGATCGTCGCGTCGCTGTTCGTCGTCAAGGCCGTGTTCGTCGGAGTGATAGCGGTCGCCGTCGTCGTGGGTCTGTGGGAGCTGACCAGCAGGCTGCAGGAGCGCAAGGGCATCAGGGCGCCGCTCGTGCCGCTCGCGGTCGGCGGGGCCGCGATGGTCGTCGCCGGATACGTCCGGGGCCCCGAGGGCGCCTGGGTCGCCATGGCCCTCACCGCGCTCGCGGTGCTGGTCTGGCGTATGACCGAACCGCCCGAGGGTTACCTCAAGGACGTCACCGCCGGCGTCTTCGCGGCCTTCTACGTTCCGTTCCTGGCCACGTTCGTCGCCCTGATGCTCACCGCCGACGACGGCGCCTTCCGCGTCCTGATCTTCCTGCTCCTGACGGTCGTCAGCGACACGGGCGCGTACGCCGTCGGCTGGCGCTTCGGCAAGACCAAGCTCGCCCCGCGCATCAGCCCCGGCAAGACCCGCGAGGGCCTGCTCGGCGCGGTGTCGTTCGCGATGGTCGCCGGTGCGCTGTGCATGGAGTTCCTGATCGACGACGGCACCTGGTGGCAGGGTCTGTTGCTCGGCTTCGCCGTCGCGGTCAGCGCCACACTCGGCGACCTGGGCGAGTCCATGATCAAGCGGGATCTGGGCATCAAGGACATGGGCACCCTGCTCCCGGGCCACGGCGGCATCATGGACCGCCTGGACAGTCTCCTGCCGACGGCACCGGTGGTCTGGGCCCTGTTCGTCCTGTTCGCGGGTTCGAGCTGA
- a CDS encoding ABC transporter ATP-binding protein has protein sequence MLLELERATVRFGGRAVLDEVDLAVAEHEVVCVLGPSGSGKSTLLRAVAGLQPLDFGRVSLDGRDQAGVPAHKRELGLMFQDHQLFPQRDVGGNVAFGLRMRGMPKGGRGDRVRELLELVGLPGAANRAVAALSGGEQQRVALARALAPRPRLLMLDEPLGQLDRSLRERLVVELRELFGRLGTTVLAVTHDQGEAFALADRVVVMRDGRIAQSGTPLEVWQRPADAFVARFLGFDNVVAATVTGEAAVTPWGKVPVPAGSGQGARTLLVRPAGVRLAGAEEGLRCTVAARTFRGTHVTVRLQPQGAPTLEAACALRDAPEVGDAVGVSFDSADIVVLD, from the coding sequence ATGCTGCTGGAGCTGGAACGCGCGACCGTGCGGTTCGGCGGGCGCGCCGTCCTCGACGAGGTCGACCTCGCGGTCGCCGAGCACGAGGTGGTGTGTGTGCTCGGGCCCAGCGGCAGCGGCAAGTCGACGCTGCTGCGGGCGGTCGCCGGGCTCCAGCCGCTCGACTTCGGACGGGTGTCGCTGGACGGACGCGACCAGGCCGGGGTGCCCGCGCACAAGCGGGAGCTCGGGCTGATGTTCCAGGACCACCAGCTGTTCCCGCAGCGGGACGTCGGCGGCAACGTCGCCTTCGGGCTGCGGATGCGCGGTATGCCGAAGGGCGGACGGGGCGACCGGGTGCGGGAGTTGCTCGAGCTGGTCGGGCTGCCGGGGGCGGCGAACCGCGCCGTGGCCGCGCTCTCCGGCGGTGAGCAGCAGCGGGTGGCGCTGGCCCGGGCGCTCGCCCCGCGGCCCCGGCTGCTGATGCTCGACGAGCCGCTCGGGCAGCTCGACCGGTCCCTGCGCGAGCGCCTCGTCGTCGAACTGCGGGAGCTGTTCGGCCGGTTGGGTACGACCGTGCTCGCGGTCACGCACGACCAGGGCGAGGCGTTCGCACTCGCCGACCGGGTGGTGGTGATGCGGGACGGCCGGATCGCCCAGTCGGGCACGCCCCTCGAGGTGTGGCAACGGCCCGCGGACGCGTTCGTGGCCCGCTTCCTCGGCTTCGACAACGTGGTGGCGGCGACCGTCACGGGCGAGGCGGCGGTCACGCCGTGGGGGAAGGTGCCGGTGCCGGCCGGGTCCGGTCAGGGGGCGCGCACGCTGCTCGTGCGGCCCGCCGGGGTCCGCCTGGCCGGCGCGGAGGAGGGGCTGCGCTGCACGGTCGCCGCGCGCACCTTCCGCGGCACCCATGTCACCGTCCGCCTGCAGCCGCAGGGCGCGCCGACGCTCGAGGCGGCGTGCGCGCTGCGGGACGCACCCGAGGTCGGGGACGCCGTGGGAGTCTCCTTCGACTCGGCCGACATCGTGGTGCTGGACTGA
- a CDS encoding SRPBCC family protein — protein sequence MSHFRESIDVDRSPEDVWAYVVDPSHLPEWQQSAISAHAVDPGPVGVGSRVRITRHIGRRELPMTMEYTEYDPPHAWGLKGLDGPIRGRVQGEITPLDDGRRSRVTLDLDFEGKGVGKVLLPLVVRHQVRRELPNNERLLKDRLEHGAAST from the coding sequence ATGTCCCACTTCCGCGAATCGATAGATGTCGACCGCAGCCCCGAGGACGTATGGGCGTATGTCGTCGACCCTTCCCACCTGCCCGAATGGCAGCAGAGCGCGATCTCGGCGCATGCGGTGGATCCCGGGCCCGTCGGTGTCGGCTCCCGGGTGCGGATCACCCGGCACATCGGCCGCCGGGAGCTGCCGATGACCATGGAGTACACGGAGTACGACCCACCGCATGCCTGGGGTCTGAAGGGCCTCGACGGACCCATCCGCGGAAGAGTGCAGGGTGAGATCACTCCGCTCGACGACGGTCGCCGATCCCGGGTGACCCTGGATCTCGACTTCGAGGGCAAGGGCGTCGGCAAGGTTCTGCTGCCCCTCGTGGTCCGTCACCAGGTCCGCAGGGAACTGCCGAACAACGAGCGGTTGCTGAAGGACCGGCTGGAACACGGGGCCGCGTCGACGTGA
- a CDS encoding ABC transporter ATP-binding protein yields MEAPPDNDVLWARSLHFTHPDGSPGLAGVSMGVREGEILAVSGPRGSGKTTLLRCLSGLVRASHGEVWFNSVPVHMMRPSARERLRRNRFGWIDPVPLLVPELNVWENAALPLMLRGTSRRRAKAAALEWLERLDIGDRSRLRPHELTRAERQRVCITRALAPAPSVLFADEPAASLHRADRVHVLRTLTSAARAHGITVVLATHDTQTAALADRTVTLLDGRRVDTVHLPPVTEPEGREAACSLSV; encoded by the coding sequence ATGGAGGCCCCGCCGGACAACGACGTGCTCTGGGCACGCTCCCTGCACTTCACGCACCCCGACGGCTCCCCCGGGCTGGCCGGCGTCTCGATGGGTGTGCGGGAGGGCGAGATCCTCGCCGTCAGCGGGCCCCGTGGCAGTGGCAAGACGACACTGCTGCGCTGTCTGTCCGGACTCGTCCGCGCCTCCCACGGCGAGGTCTGGTTCAACAGCGTCCCCGTACACATGATGCGCCCCTCGGCCCGCGAACGGCTGCGCCGGAACCGCTTCGGCTGGATCGACCCGGTCCCCCTCCTCGTCCCCGAGCTGAACGTCTGGGAGAACGCCGCCCTGCCCCTCATGCTGCGCGGCACCAGCCGCCGCCGGGCCAAGGCCGCCGCACTGGAATGGCTGGAACGCCTGGACATCGGCGACCGGTCCCGGCTGCGACCGCACGAACTCACCCGGGCCGAGCGCCAACGGGTGTGCATCACCCGGGCCCTGGCCCCGGCCCCCTCGGTCCTCTTCGCGGACGAGCCCGCCGCGTCGCTCCACCGCGCGGACCGCGTCCACGTCCTGCGCACCCTGACCTCGGCGGCCCGCGCGCACGGCATCACCGTGGTGCTCGCCACCCACGACACGCAGACCGCGGCACTCGCCGACCGCACGGTCACCCTGCTGGACGGGCGCCGGGTCGACACGGTCCATCTGCCGCCGGTCACGGAGCCGGAAGGCCGGGAAGCCGCGTGCTCGCTCTCCGTCTGA